The Blastomonas sp. SL216 DNA window ATTTGCTTCAAACATGATGGCGTTCGTCCCCGCGCCGAGCTTGTGACTGATCCCGACCAGCAGAAGGATGCCGTTGAACTATGGCTCGACGTCGGTCTGACGCGAGCCGATGCGGCCCGGCTGCGACAGGAACTGAAAGCCCTGATGGACCGCTATCGCGCATGCGAAAGCGCTGCAAGTCCGCGCTATCTGCTGCACGTTGCAGCGGTCAAACTCTGATCCCGCCGACAACCTCGATACCCTCACTCCGCCGCCAGCTTCAACCTTGGGATCATCACCTGGATGAACGCCAGCGCGACCAGATACGCGCTGCCGCAGATCGCGAACAGGGGCACATATCCCATGCCGCTGCCCAGCGAATAGCCGGCAAACTCGATGATGGCGGTGCCCGACAAATTGCCCGCGACTGCGCCCAGCGCGATGACGCTGGCGACGCGGGTGGCGGGGATGATGTCGGCGGTCATGCCGAAGACATTGGTCGAAAAGCCCTGATGCGCGAACAGGCCGAGGCCGATCAGCACCGCTGCGATCCACGGATTTCCGGTCTGGAGCGAGAGCGGCATGGCGAGCACCACCAGCGCATAGAACAGCATCGAGGTCTTGCGCGCGGCGTTGACGGTCATGCCCCGGCTCAGCAGGATCGGATACAGGCCTCCGGACGTGATCGCGCCCAATGCGGCCAGCGTGAAGATGATCGCGATCGGCCAACCCAAGTCGCCCTGGGAAAGCCCGAACTGGCGGTTGAAGAAATCGGGCATCCAGAACAGCACGAACCACCATACCGCATCGATGCAGAATTTCGCGCCGATCACGGTCCAGGTCTTGCGGTCGGAGAGCAGCACGCCCCAGGGCACCGGCGACCGCTCCGGAATGTCGCCGATCGGCTTGAGGTTCCGCGTGCCCCACCACCAGCCGGCGAGCCAGAAGAAGCCGAGCGCGCCGGTGACCCAGAATGCCGCCTGCCAGCCGAACGCCAGCGCAAAGGGCGGGATCAGCAAGGGGGTGAGGATCGCGCCGATATTGGGCGCGGTGTTGATCAGGCCGATGGCGACACTGCGCTGCGCGACGGGCAGGTACATGGCCGCCGCCTTCAGCCCCGCAGGCGTGCTGACCGATTCGCCCGCCGCCAGCACGATCCGCGCGGCGACGAATTGCTGCACGGTCTGCGCCAGCGCGTGCGCCATTCCGGCGGCACTCCACACCGTGACCGCGATGGCATAAGCGACGCGCACGCCGAGGCGATCAACGAACCAGCCGACGAACAGCAAGGTGCCTGCCGCGGCAATCTGGAAGGAGGAGCCGAGATGCGCGTAATCGGCATCCGACCAGCCGAATTCGGCCTCCAATGTCGGTTTCAGCAGCGCGAGCACCTGCCGGTCGACATAGTTGAGCGCATTGCCCAGGAAGAGCAGGACGACCAGCGCGATTGCCGCGCCGCGTGCCATGCCCTGATGCCGTGCCTCGTCCATCGCGCTTCCTCCCGTTGCACGCGCCTGTCCACGGCGCTTCATGCTTGCACGATAGCCGCTCGCGCGCGTAAGAAAAGCCCTATATGACACCGAAGGACATATCCGGGCATCGGGCAGGGGAGGGCTGAGCATTGAAGCGGCAGGAGATTGACTGGGATTCGCTGCCCGCAGCAGGTGACCTGTTCGGCGAAATGTATCTGGCGGATGTCACGCCGCAGCCAGCCGCCGATGCCGCACCAGAGGCGGCCAAGCCGCGCGACACTATCTTCCAGGGGCTGGCCATCTGCGCGATTGCTGCAGGCGCGGCCGCATGGCTTTCCGAACATTACAACTTCCCGATCATCCTGCTCGGGTTGCTGATCGGGCTGTCGCTGAGCTTCGTCGCGCGCGATCCGCGCAGCCACAAGGGGCTCGATTTCGCCTCGCGCACCTGTCTGCGCTTCGGAGTTGTGCTCCTGGGGTTGCAGGTGACCTTCGCGCAGATCGGGTCGCTGGGCGTGCAGCCCTTTGCCGCGCTCGCCGCGATCATGACGGTGACCTTCCTCGCTGGGATTCTCGGCGCGCGGCTGGTTGGTCAGTCCAACTATACCGGCATTCTGGCAGGCGGTGCGACCGCGATCTGCGGGGCCAGCGCGGCAATGGCGCTCTACGGCATTATCGGGCGCGAGCGGCTCAACCAGTCGCAATTCGCGATCACGCTCGTCGTCGTGTCGCTGGCCAGCGCGCTTGCGATGTCGCTCTACCCGATTCTCGCGGAATATCTGGGCCTGAGCGACCAGCAGGCGGGGTTCCTGATTGGCGCATCGATCCATGATGTCGCGCAGGCCATCGGCGGCGGCTATGCGTTTTCGGAAGCCGCGGGCAGCTATGCCGCCATCGTCAAGCTGTCGCGCGTGGCGATGCTGGCACCCGTGGTCATCATCACGGGGCTGGCCATAGGCAATGCCGATCAGGCCGAAGGGAGCCCCTTGTGGAAGCGGCTGGCGCTGCCCTGGTTCATCGTCGCCTTCTTTGGCGTGGTGTTGCTCAATTCGCTGGTCGCCATGCCCGAACCGGTGCGCGATTCGGCGCTCAGCCTTTCGAAAGGCCTGCTGCTGATCGCGGTGATCGCCACCGCGATGCGCAGCCGCATGGACCTGTTGCTCGAAACCGGAATTCGTCCGGCAATCCCGGTGATGATCGCGACATTGACCAGCCTCGCCGCCTCGTTCGCGGTGGTGATGCTGCTCTTTTAACCGAAGCGTTCGGCCAGCAGTTTCGCGATCGCCTCGGCATCGGCGGGCTCGACCGGCGCGCCATAGACCTTGACCATCTTGGTCACCTCGTCGGTCCAGAACTTGTCGCCCATGCCGCGCGGCTGGGTGGTGACATATTCCAGGCTGTGACAGGCGGTGCAGTTGTTGACCACGACCTCTGCGCCCGCATCCGCAAGCTCGGCAGGAATGGTCTCTTCCGGCAGCTGATAGCTGACCGGCTCTATACGTGCTTCGACAACCTGCGGTCCGTTCTCGCTGTCCAGCAGCGACCATGCCGCACCGGCTGCGGCAAGGCCCAGCAGGCCGAGCCCGATGACAAGTCCCTTGCTCTGCATCACACTGCCTCCAGCACGACCGTTTCGGCCACATTGCGCATATAGCCAGCAGGCTGCCAGAGCGGCTCCATCGGCTGAACCTCGCCGCTCTGGGTCTCTGCGCGCACGCGCAGGGGGTGGCGACCCTTGGCTAGCGTGATGCCGAGCCGCCAGTCGCGGAACGAATAACGGCCCATATCCTCGCCCAGCTTTGCTTCCTGCCAGTTGCGGCCATTGTCGGGCGAGACCATCACCCGCTTGACCGGATCGCCGCCGCTGAACGCAATGCCGCGCAATTCGGTAGTGCGCCCGGCACCAATTTTTTCGCCATCGGCATGGCTGGTGATGAAGCTGCGCACGTTGAACCGCGCAATCGGACGGGTCTTGTCGGGCTTGGTGCCCGGCTCGACACAGCGGCAGTCATTGTCGGGAATGCGATAGGCGGTCTTCATCCAATACCCGTCAAACTCGGCGTCCACGACATTGATTTCATTAAGGTGCTTGACCCAATAGGTGCCGAAATGGCCCGGTACGACCAGGCGCAGCGGATAGCCGTTGAGGAAGGGCAGCTCCTCGCCGTTCATGGCAAAGGCGACCATCACCTCGCCATCCCGGGCATGGTCGATGTCCAGCGCCTTGACGAAATCGGCAATGCCATCAGCAGGCGGATTGTCGAGCCCGTTGAACGTCACCTGCGCTGCGCCGGGGCGAATTCCGGCCTTGTCGAGCAGGTGCTTGAGCGCCACGCCCTGCCAGCGCGCGTTGCCCATCGCGCCATTGCCCAACTGGCCGCCGGCGACGCGCGGAGTGACAAAGCCCCGGCTGTTGCCCGAGCACTGGTTCACCGCGACGATCTCGCTCACCGGAAAATCGCGGCGCAGCGAATCGAGCGTCAGCTGCAACGGCTTTTCGACATGCCCTCCGATGGCCAGGCGGAAGCTGCGCGGATCGATCTCTGTCGGCAGGCCCGACAGGTGATAGCGCACGAAAAAGGCGTCATTGGGCGTCAGCAGCCCGTCATTGAAGACCGAAAACGGGGTTTCGAGTTGCGGTGGGCGGCTGGTCAGCAGGATCATCGCGCGCTTGCCGGGCAGCTGGACCAGCGGCCGTTCTCCATTGGCAAAGGGCAGGGTGATGCTGCCGCCACCGCTCTTGGCCGCCGCCCCGATGAGCGCCGCGCCTGCGCCTGCCACGAACAGCCTCCGGTCGATCCCGTTCATTTCCGCTCCCATATCCTTCCGCGCCATAGCGCGCATCGCCTTTTTGCGCAGGATGCAGCGTATGTCCACCGTTAGTCATAGTCGCGCGCGGGCAGGAATGCACGATAGCGTTCGCGCCATGCGGCGACCTCGTCGGCGAGGGCGGCAGGCGGCGGGTCACCCGACAGCACGAGCTCGGCAACATCATTTTCCGGATGCATCAGCATCTTGCGCGCACCGTCGCTGAACCACACCGCGACCAGCTGGTCGCACAGCGAATCGAGCACGCGCGCGGCCATGCCGCTGGCGATCGCATCGCTGCCGGGAAGCGCCAGCACGGTCAGCGCGATGGCCTCGAACGCGTTGCGCGCTTCTTGGTTGAAGCTGACCGAGACGATCAGGCCCGATCGGTCTGGCCTCGCCTCTTCGGGCAGCGCCGCCACCCTGCGCCAGGCACAGAACCAGGTGCGGCAGATCGTGGGGCGCACCGCATGGATGCTGCATCCTGTGGGAGTAAGCTTGGTGCACGGCGTGCCGGCGGGCTTGGCGAAATCCGGCGTATCGACCTTCAGCGTGACGCAGCAGGCGGTGCAACCGCCGCAATCGCGCTCCGCAAGCACGGGGCCCAGCAGCAGTGTTTCCAGATCCGTATCGCCCGTCATGGCGTCAAGCTGTGGCGGGCAGGGGGGCTGAATGCAAGTGCCCCGGCGTTGTTCAGCGCCAAGCGATCCATTCGCCATAAGGGTGGCAGGTTGCCAGCAGGCGCTGTTCGCCATCGGGCCAGCAGGTGAGCATCAGCTGCACCTCGCTGCGATCGGGCGTCCATTCCAGGTTGATCCAGGCAAGCGGGCTCTGTTCGGTTGCGCGTTCACCCGCATCGGCGATGATTTCGGCCAGGCGTGCGCGCTCGGGCACCGGCAGATACTGGCGGAACATCGAATGGAATATCACGCGGCAGGTGCCGGCGGGCTGCGGCCAGGCAAGCTTGCGCTCGATCCAGGCCAGGGCCTCGGCCTGTTCGATCTGTGGCGGGCAGGCGCGCGCGATGTCGAGTGCATGCTCAAGCCGCTGCACGCGATGGCGCTGATCGGCCCAGATGAATGCCAGCAGTCGCTCGCAGGAATCGGCATGGCTGGCATAAAGCGGGTGCAGATCGGCGCCGCTGGCGGAGATTATGTCGACCGGAGCGGTTACGGGCGCAGGGCCCCGCCATTCGGGCGCGATGCGCAACGGCGATTCCCGGTCTCCGCACTGCACGCCGCCAAGATCATAGCCATAGCGGGCGAGGTTGAGGTTGAGGCCACAGCTGGTGCCCAGCTCCAGCAGCTCGAAAGGCAGGTCAAAGCGCTTGGCGGCGACCATCAAGGCCGCCATCAGTGCGGCGGAGCGGCCGACCTCGTTGGTCTGTGTCGGGTCGCGCAGCCATTCGATGATGAACAGGTCGCAACGTGCCAGAGCGAGCGCCAGCGCATGGTCGAAATCGGCATGATCTCCGCGATAGAGCGCGGTCAGTTCCGGCACGATCCCGCGCCGCGCGATGGCATGCAGCGCACCGTTGAGGCGCATGGCCAAGGCCGCAGCGGCGCGGTCACCCGGCCAGCTGGCAATCACCGCCTCGGTCATGGGCGCATGGTGGAGTTGCCGGTCGGCAGCCTCCAGCACCCGGCCGACAAAATCCGATCCCAGCGCGCGGCAGATATCTGCCTGCCGCGTCAATTCCGATGGCGTGTCGATGGTACCAGGCAGCGTCAGCAGGTCGGCGCTGTCTGGCATGCGCTTGCGGTCTGGGCCGAGCTTTTCGGCTGATAATTGAAGCGCTAGTGAAGTCATTTTTCCCGCCAATGAGAAGTCGGCAAGGACACCCGACCACTTTCCAAAAGGCTAGGCATTCAACGTAAACAAGAAGTTAATGCTGGCGGATGTGACAACGTGAGCCAGTGCCCTCAGGTGGCAGGCCATGCAGGGCTGACGAGGCAGGGCGAAGGGGCCTTGCGGGTCAGGGAACGGCAGGCCTTTGCGCGAATCGGGCCGACCTTGCGGACGGCGCATGCGATGTTCCGGGCGTTGCTGATGCGGGAAGACTGTCCGAAGCGCGGATGGAAACCGAAAAAATCGATCGATCGGGTCCGCATGTCGGCCGCAGCCACAGCAATCTGCAGCATTGAAAGAACTGTTTTGATTTCAACGCTTTGAAAACGATTGCCGGCTTTTATCGGTTTCGCCTGCCTATCGCGCTGGACGCCGATGTCACTCGGCTAAATATATGTAAAATCTGGAAAAACTTTAATTTCAGCGTGGGCTGGTTGCAATTCGTTTGCGTGATCACCTGGCGCTTTAAAACCAGCGTTCAGGTTTAACTTTGCATTAAGCAACCGATCCTAACCCGCCCTCGAAACCAATCGCTATTCTTTTGGGGGCGCAAATGAACACTTTGAAGACCAGTATTTTTACATGTGCATCGTTTTCCGTAATGGCGCTGTGTGCAGTTTCTGCGCCGGCCATGGCGCAGGACGAAAAGCCGATGACCGCGTGGGAAGCGAGCCGGACGGTTGACGAGGGCGATATGGTCACCACCGGCGTGGCCCGTGGCCGCGACCGTCTGAACAGCGCGACATCGACCAGCGCGATCAAGGAAAACGACATCATCCGCCTGGCGCCGCGTTCGCTGGCCGAACTGTTCCGCAACATCCCGGGCATCCGTGTAGAGGCGGCCGCAGGCGAGGCGCAGAACAACTATACTGTGCGCGGGTTGCCGATGGTCAATGGCGCCAGCAAGTACATCCAGATCCAGGAAGACGGCCTGCCGGTCATGGAATTCGGCGATCTGATGCGTCTGACGCCCGATCTGTTCGTGCGCGCCGACTTCAACGTCGCGCAGGTCGAATCCATTCGTGGTGGATCGGCCTCGACCTTCGCTTCCAACGCACCCGGCGGCGTCATCAACCTGATTTCCAAGACTGGTGAGGTCGAAGGTGGATCGGTGATGGCCACGGTCGGCGTCGACTTTGAAAGCTATCGCACCGATTTCGACTATGGCGGCCGTCTGGGCAATGGCTGGCGCTTCCATGTCGGCGGCTTCTATCGCGAGGGCGAGGGCGTGCGTGAAACCGGCTTCAACGCTTCGCGCGGAGGCCAGGTGAAGATGAACGTCACCAAGCAGTTCGATGGCGGCTATATCCGTTTCTACGCCAAGCTGCTCGACGACCGCGT harbors:
- a CDS encoding MFS transporter, with amino-acid sequence MDEARHQGMARGAAIALVVLLFLGNALNYVDRQVLALLKPTLEAEFGWSDADYAHLGSSFQIAAAGTLLFVGWFVDRLGVRVAYAIAVTVWSAAGMAHALAQTVQQFVAARIVLAAGESVSTPAGLKAAAMYLPVAQRSVAIGLINTAPNIGAILTPLLIPPFALAFGWQAAFWVTGALGFFWLAGWWWGTRNLKPIGDIPERSPVPWGVLLSDRKTWTVIGAKFCIDAVWWFVLFWMPDFFNRQFGLSQGDLGWPIAIIFTLAALGAITSGGLYPILLSRGMTVNAARKTSMLFYALVVLAMPLSLQTGNPWIAAVLIGLGLFAHQGFSTNVFGMTADIIPATRVASVIALGAVAGNLSGTAIIEFAGYSLGSGMGYVPLFAICGSAYLVALAFIQVMIPRLKLAAE
- a CDS encoding putative sulfate exporter family transporter, which produces MKRQEIDWDSLPAAGDLFGEMYLADVTPQPAADAAPEAAKPRDTIFQGLAICAIAAGAAAWLSEHYNFPIILLGLLIGLSLSFVARDPRSHKGLDFASRTCLRFGVVLLGLQVTFAQIGSLGVQPFAALAAIMTVTFLAGILGARLVGQSNYTGILAGGATAICGASAAMALYGIIGRERLNQSQFAITLVVVSLASALAMSLYPILAEYLGLSDQQAGFLIGASIHDVAQAIGGGYAFSEAAGSYAAIVKLSRVAMLAPVVIITGLAIGNADQAEGSPLWKRLALPWFIVAFFGVVLLNSLVAMPEPVRDSALSLSKGLLLIAVIATAMRSRMDLLLETGIRPAIPVMIATLTSLAASFAVVMLLF
- a CDS encoding cytochrome C nitrite reductase, producing MQSKGLVIGLGLLGLAAAGAAWSLLDSENGPQVVEARIEPVSYQLPEETIPAELADAGAEVVVNNCTACHSLEYVTTQPRGMGDKFWTDEVTKMVKVYGAPVEPADAEAIAKLLAERFG
- a CDS encoding molybdopterin-dependent oxidoreductase, coding for MNGIDRRLFVAGAGAALIGAAAKSGGGSITLPFANGERPLVQLPGKRAMILLTSRPPQLETPFSVFNDGLLTPNDAFFVRYHLSGLPTEIDPRSFRLAIGGHVEKPLQLTLDSLRRDFPVSEIVAVNQCSGNSRGFVTPRVAGGQLGNGAMGNARWQGVALKHLLDKAGIRPGAAQVTFNGLDNPPADGIADFVKALDIDHARDGEVMVAFAMNGEELPFLNGYPLRLVVPGHFGTYWVKHLNEINVVDAEFDGYWMKTAYRIPDNDCRCVEPGTKPDKTRPIARFNVRSFITSHADGEKIGAGRTTELRGIAFSGGDPVKRVMVSPDNGRNWQEAKLGEDMGRYSFRDWRLGITLAKGRHPLRVRAETQSGEVQPMEPLWQPAGYMRNVAETVVLEAV
- a CDS encoding YkgJ family cysteine cluster protein, giving the protein MTGDTDLETLLLGPVLAERDCGGCTACCVTLKVDTPDFAKPAGTPCTKLTPTGCSIHAVRPTICRTWFCAWRRVAALPEEARPDRSGLIVSVSFNQEARNAFEAIALTVLALPGSDAIASGMAARVLDSLCDQLVAVWFSDGARKMLMHPENDVAELVLSGDPPPAALADEVAAWRERYRAFLPARDYD
- a CDS encoding DUF2332 family protein, producing MPDSADLLTLPGTIDTPSELTRQADICRALGSDFVGRVLEAADRQLHHAPMTEAVIASWPGDRAAAALAMRLNGALHAIARRGIVPELTALYRGDHADFDHALALALARCDLFIIEWLRDPTQTNEVGRSAALMAALMVAAKRFDLPFELLELGTSCGLNLNLARYGYDLGGVQCGDRESPLRIAPEWRGPAPVTAPVDIISASGADLHPLYASHADSCERLLAFIWADQRHRVQRLEHALDIARACPPQIEQAEALAWIERKLAWPQPAGTCRVIFHSMFRQYLPVPERARLAEIIADAGERATEQSPLAWINLEWTPDRSEVQLMLTCWPDGEQRLLATCHPYGEWIAWR